In Sesamum indicum cultivar Zhongzhi No. 13 linkage group LG8, S_indicum_v1.0, whole genome shotgun sequence, the sequence TTACTGCAAGTTTGTATTCTTATGAAACCTGATTTTCTCTATCACTGTCTCTGAGCTTTTATGCTCACTTGAACTGTAAACTTATACCTAGGATACCATACAATGAATGGTGGTGATTATCTATGATTTGAAGTCCAGGAACTAACCAGGAATTTCTGGTACGAACATTACAGTGGCCCTTCTCATGTCTAACATGTCGCTTATGGTTTTTTGCTTTTGACAACAAAACAAAGCGTAAAAAGAAGTagataaattcaagaaattccATTACGAGGTTTCTGTCAATCATCAGGCAGAATGTGGATCATGTTTCTTTACCTCCATTTCCACTGCAGCACTGCTGTCTTCACTCCCCTTGTATCTATACCAATGTGCACACAcaagaaaatagcaaaaattcaATGCACACAGTGCTGCAATCAGGTAGTAGAAATAATCCAATCTCCCCTTGTTGAGATCTTCAGGCAGCCAGTTCCCCTTCGACGAGCCCTCAGTCGTCTGGTGCACCACCGAGATCAGAAAACTATACACGTAGCTCGATAATGCATTACCGCAAAAGAAAAACGCCCCTCCAAAACTCCTCATGTTCTCTGGGAACTGCTTGTAGTAAAACTCAAGTTGGCCAATGGCATTAAACGCCTCGGCCAGTCCGCCCAACGCCAGCTGAGGGACCAACCACATTCCAGACATGGGCGAAACCGCAACAGGCTCCGGCCCCGCGAGCGCCAACGCCCTCCTCCGTTCTTCCACAATCGCCCCGACGAGCGATTCTATAATCGTTATGAACAAGCCTACCCCCATTCTCTGCAGGATTGTGATTCCACCTTCTTTCTTCGTGATTCTTCGTGCAAACGGGACAAAGAGTCTGTCGTAGATGGGCACCCAGAACGCGAGGCCTAGCATGGCAAAAACGACATACGATGCAGCGGGTATTTGGAATTTGGTGTTGCCAAGATGGCGGTCGGACTGAAGTGCTTGGAAGACTATGTATTGCTGTTGCACTCCTATGTGGTACAGTATGGACGTGAGTGAAATGGGAATCAATCTGACCACACATTTCGCTTCTTCCACTTGTTGCATGCTGCAGAGGTTCCATGGATCCGCAGCGGTTCCATCTGGTTTTATCTGGTCTTCTGGTGTGATGATTGCTGCTTTGTCCAAGAAACTGCAAGATAGTCGAATCAGTTCTTGAATGCAATAATTTCTCCCTAAGTTCTTAGGTAATTTGAGAACAACAACAAGGGTATAGTTGACATCAtctacaaaatgaaaaattaataaaagaactcCATCAGCGTCCATACAACATACTGCAGTGCAgactattattttcttttagattAACTTACCACCATCGGAGAGTTTTAGCCGCAAATAGGAGGCCATTCTCTTACAATAAATCACCATGCAGTTAGTTGCATGACTTATCCTTTGACTTAGCTCATACAACCTTAATTAGCCACAGACTAGATTCATTGCTAGACATTAACATCTCATTCTTGTAATATATCATGGAGGACTGAATAGCTTTATCTCTTCAACCCAGATAAATCTCCACTCGTTCGGTTTCATTTTCAAAGGATCATCTCCAATTCTATGTACTATGAGATTGGACCATAAATTCTAGAAAATTCATTCGGTAACATTATTTGTCTCAAAAAAGAATTCATCACAAAACATCCTCCTAAACCTTATTATGATTCTATCACaacttttcatatataaacaatcacagaatatattaatttaaacacaattttgttttattacatcttttcgtatgaaaattatcaagaaaaacaCCAATCTAGAcatatttttatcactaaattttcaatattttaaagctGGTCTGATGCAGGCAACTTAAGATAAGGTCAGCCCACCTCTCTACCAAGTACCAACCCTATACCCTCTCCACCTTACtctcaataaaaattgataattcaaCAGTTCTTTCTtcaaaaaagtcaaaaaactAAGAATAAACTGCTTAGAGAAACAGTCACAATGTAAGAAATGCTTACCAAAATTGCTCGGTATGAGGCAGCTTAGAATTGATAGACTTAGGTGGTAAATAATTGAACAGGCTGAGCCACGGCTGCTGGGGCAATTCCAGCCGCCTCTTCTTCACCGCAACAACCATCACCTGGACCAGACTAGTCATCGGGCTGCCTTCCGGCCTAactttaacatatattttggTGCCGACGAAGAACAACAAACACGACACAAACATAAAGATGGTCGGTATCGCTAAGCCTATCGACCAGCTCACATTGGACTGGACGTAAACAACCAGTGTCAACGACACAATCTGTGCGAACGTTATCGTGAAATAATACCAATTGAAGAAACTATCAATTCCCCTCTTCCCTGATTCTGTGTTGGGATTGAACTGATCAACCCCAAACGCTAAGTTACACGGCCTGATCCCCCCTGCTCCAACTATCATTAGCCCAAAACCGAATAGCAGAAACGCCATTTGCCCTGCGTCAGGGCCGACGCATCTCTCCCCCTGCTCGCAGTGGGGCGGATGCAGATTCTTGAATGCTGCTGTCAGCGTTATCACCAGCAATCCCTGAAAACGAACAATACAAAAATGTGAATTCTTGATCACGATTTCCCTGTCATGACTCAAACAAACCAAGCTAGTTATTACGAGATTCAAGAACCGGGTTGCAAGAATGGGTGTTTACATACAAATAATGAGGCAATTGAGGCGAATCCCAATGTCTTGTAACGGCCGAAGTAAGTGTCGCAAAGGTAAGCTCCGACTAAGGTTGCAATGTTCGTGGTGCCGTTGAAGACGTTGAGAAGAGTGGTGGCTGAAATGCGAGACATGTCGAAGACGGTGGTCAGGTAGACCTGAAGGTTGGATAAAGTGCCGATGGCTCCGAGCTTCTCGAATGTCTCATTCCCTTTCATCATCCATCAGTAGAATGGAAAAGACAGATAGATAAGTTGCAGGAATTTCAGCAGCGACATTTAACAAACAAGATTGCAATTTTGAGGTAATTTGTGTTTAACATACCTATGATGAAGGGCATGGCCTTGACCCCCCTGTAGTTGATCTTCTCAGGCTCGTCATCCTCCAATTTCAGGCTTTCTTGCTCATTCTTCTCCATTCTTTCACACACTTATCAGAGGCTTCTCTTGTATCTCTTTGCAGGTTCTAGTAAACTCactcacactctctctctcacacacacagataGAGGTGAGGTTTCTTGCGTTGGTTGGCTGCAAGAAAGAGGGCCCCGACTGAAATGGAAACACGGAGACTGTGTTGAGcaagaggagagagagagagagagagagaggatggAATCCAAGTCCTATTAGTTTCACCTACTAGTCAATTGTTTTCGTCTTACCACAGTTTTGTCTCTGCATGATGTgtgcatacatacatatatatatgtatgtatggaTTACGAGATTAGGTGGAccaataaatgtaataaattcaaatttactGTTTTGCTATAGTTACGTCTGCAAATAATGTCAATGTCTGTCttagtatatatattcctCTGGGTAAGCTTAAAAAAGGCAAGTTAGAAAGATGATCGAGAGTCACACTTCTTGGCATGATCATAGCATGTTCTCATCTCTCATTGACCCATAATTCGTGAGACATAACGGTAAGAATCTCCCATTATCGGAATCGAAGCATAGTTACTGTCCACAATCCAGATCATTCACCTTAATAATCCCTCCatatttaaacataaaatatatgatattattcaTACGCTCAACGTATAAAACATTAAGTTTAAAATGGATTTTGTTAGGAAttgagtttttattttctatattttttgtcagATTGCGAATGTTtgcagaaaaatatgaaaaaaagtaattataaaatacaaaatttatatgattgaGAAATTCTCTTACGCCCATCTATGATTactcaaaatcaatttttaattacaccCACATATGGTTACAAAGATttgatattgttattaattaatttatttttgtttgatgataGTAAAACCATTAATTCTTGTTCAAAGGTTAGTGAGATTAAAACCATTTCCTTGCGGGTGATTGGTTCACCAACTACTACCGCAATAGTGTCCAAacattttatctcattttagaaataatagaCCCTTATAATATTAGTGGTGAAATGTTGTCTTTTTCAGAGCCCACAACCGCAGTTTCACTAGGAAAGGGAATGATTttacatcatttatttttaattaattatttttgaagtaGAATAACAAACGTATGAATTTTGAGTGCATTTATATTgatagaaattcaaaatatagtgCATAAAGTACATAGTTTGACGgtgaaatttcatatttttgtaattttttcaaaaattgtctttttgaaaaaattaaatcctaacacttttcttcttctgagGTGAAGTCATTTTCCCAAAAATTTCACCACTACCCAAACAATTTTGAATCatgttttcaaatttcaacaaacttcatttaattttcacattttttagataattcaaaatttaatctgTTTTAAAATGTTACCTATGttaggaatattttttatatatatatatatatatattaaattctcAGAGTGTTGGAGACGagttctttaattattttttaaatttcataacttCCATCATCACTACCTTtccactttttatttaaaaaatttagtgtGTGATTGAAAAAGTGAATATTGAAGTAGAAGTGATGGAGGGAGTCCAATGCATCTAGTCTGTCAGATTGGGGTACATATATTAGCTAGTGAGCATGTCATGATTTATCGATAGACAGTGGTCAGCTGGTTGGAAAAATTAGCCGCCAACCctaactatataattataaattaattattaaatttttttttcatatgtattaaagtaataatttattttttgaagtacATTTTCCCCCCTAAgttacttataaataatatttatgtgacACCACTCATTTTCAATCACTGCAGTtgaggaaaatattttgactttttcaaatataaaactcattaattaatgtacaCCAAATTATTGTAATCTTGTTCACCAACCCACccatcaagaaaagaaatatttacaaCCACCACCACTAACTTTTGGCTTTTTACATATCCACCTTTCTaatgtttgaataattttcaaCTACCTCCCCTTTTCAACTCCCTTTCAAGACACCAATGAGGACCAATTTGATTGATTGACGAAGTTGAGACTCTATAATCAGAGGTCATGAGTTGGAATCTTGTCGATGCATGAGTATTAatctattttgataataattattaaatactatatataacaatTGTTATTAGTGAgttctaaatatttaatattgataaatttatatattgacaattgataattaaaatttataaaataattataatgaatttgctcgaaaaaaaaaaccctcccTATTAATACTATatggtgaaaattataataaatgtttaTTAAGACAAACAAGAATCACTTATGACATTTACTTCCAGagtttaaacaaaattaaagtatatgtAAAGAgttcttataaattttgacgatcattaaaatattagtaaaaaaaaaatactaaagagaaaatgagttgATCTTTAAACGCGACGAAAAACAACAACTCATTCGAacgtaaaatatattttaccttAAAGTTcgaaataaaatcaaataaatactttttggACACGAGAAGATTTGATCATCGTGATAGGAATGTACAATATTTGACATTGGCAAACGTAGGAAAATGCACCCCatccataattaattttgcacATGAACTTATGGATTAGGAGTTTTAAGTAACTCATAATTTTCTATCGGGTAGAATACAGTTTGTCTTTCTTATTCGtcatgtaatatatttacctctctaaaagaacaaatataatacttatccTCTTGGTTGGACAAAAATGTTCCTCATAccttgaacaattatattattttcaatatatttcagtattttgcacattaaatcatcactaaattattctttattaattttttaataagtaaagaatttacattaaaaGTGGAGTATAAAGTAATATGTAGACGTAAtagatacacaataaatattatataaccaacaactcatatatgctttttaaaagaacttgacaactatatatatatatatatatgcttaaccaaaagtgaaatatttttagcaaaaaatgaataaatattttctatcataaaatatgaataaatatattctatcatatttttttaaagaaaatatgttaaaaaaattgatatgtaattattcatttttgtctaaaagaataaatagttaattacttagttttattactaaattaatagaatcttttcatgattttttttgtatttattatactaatttattaattaactttgagtctgtaaaaaaaatcaactatttaattcactaattatattttatttttttataaataaaagatacttttttttaattaaacttaaaaaatacaaattattagaaaaaaattgtgaactaaatatatatatatatataaaggtaatattgtcaaaaagtttaattataagGAATAAATGTTATGTTTGTTAGTTTAAGGGGTAATTGTTACATAACGAATAATTCCAGAAGATAAAGAGTGTTTTactcttttctaatttttcatgtacaaaataaaaatagcgTAGCAATTATTGCTTCCGAGTGCCAAGAAAAAAGCCacataattaaacatatttttaaatcccACCTTAATTCAATCTCAACTACTATGGGTAAGATCATGGAAATATGCACGTGGCCTCGTAGCCACTGTCAGTATTCTCCTTGAAATTGGaagatttaatatatttgtattcgcatttttctaattaaatttgttagtaaattaatataaattacttaaagTCAAAACTACAATAATTTGAACTTGATAcgataatatttgttatatgatatattgttAAACGTGCAtgctattaaaataaatcaaataaaaggtTTCGACTTCAAATTTCATTGTCACATTCATagaatcaaaaaaaaaatgttgcaCATGCAAAATTTGCACGTAATAAGAGAGACATATTAAGATACCAATATAAAACACTTATTATTTCcaactaataatttaaattttaaatgaggtgatcatttaaaaaaataaaaatgatcatataaagaaaatcaagaaaaatgacatgtaattaaattaaactaagatggcatataattaaattaaatcctAATCAAATCGTCAAAAATGAGGAGGCTGGAAAACAATCATTTTGAGCATGAGTTGGAAACATCCCACCAACCATAGATGTAagatttttatcattattaattctCTATGTTTCAATTGAAATAGCGTAAAGAACAACTTAGGTATTATTCAAATGATTGGTAAGAATTTTGAATAAGAGGCGTGTCTCCAAGAACATAGTGTTCGGCCCGTGAAGTTGACAAAAGCGGAAATCGTGCGATTTCTGATTTCTTTCCACTATATTAATCACCCTACCATGTTCtactacaaaataattttataattttatttatctaataaatatatataagtctatatatctatataaattattttatcttcgtgatatattaaataaaataaaatataatccatCTTACAAAAAACATATTCAAACCAGATTGCGAAACAAAAAAGTGAAACATATAGTATATATGAATATGACGAGATTTTAATGTAGACTTTCTGACGCAAAAATCTCATtacatgaaatataatatttaattatgaataattgtcatggttaaaaattaatagtcatagcaaaaagttattaattactACCACGCAACGGTTGCCGGCCATTGTTTTAAAGAGTGTGGCTAATacatttataagaaaaatattcgTCATAACTCATAGACAtagcaaaattaatttttatggtgaataagtttaatttttacatcgaTTTTTGTTTTACCGTATTTTTTACCACGACTTGAATGCATAGCCaatcaaaaaaaagaaaaaaagaaaaaaacacatacaaaaacacacatacacacgcTCAAATACACACACTATGACACGCAGAAACACACATACGCACAAAGACACCAAAAAGGCGCGGAAGAGGGGTTGGTGGAAGAGGAACAGAGAGGAAGAAttggaattttaattttaaataaataactaaatataatttaattatttaattttagatatagttgaaatttaaatttatttttataaaaacattagaagatagtaaaatataaaaatttattgagttgtaaattgtaattagtttttttttgtaaaatccTAAAAGATAATAggatacaaataaatatttcactaGTAACTAATCTCttcttaatataaaaataataattttaattttttttaaagattaaaagtataattttgtcgTATTTGTACttaaaactaaaaacatagtaaataatataaatattgattagaaaataaaaagttcttttaatgttaaaagtttaaaataattgttatgatataattttaaaattgaaatttataatctagtaCTCAATCAATGACATATGGAAAATTTCTAACTTAATTTAAGAagtagttaaattaatttcaggttaataaataaattaattttttgtaagaattatttcatttaatgataggataataagataaaaaaatatgaaattacaaattagtaCTAATCTCctctaatataaaatttttaatagtaatattttgACCTACGATAATTTATGGTGTAATGAACCAAAATACAACCcttctttttcctaatttaCTGCTTCACAAACAAGAAAGCAGGACTTGGGGCACTATGGATGAGTTTGGAATTAGCCAAGTCCCTGGACTTAAAATGTATTGAAATTGACACTGACTCAATGTTCATCATCCAATCTTTTGACAGGCTTTCACATTGATTAACGCTGACAGTGCTTTAGGAATGACTCAATGTTCATTACAATGGTGGTTCGGGTGAACAAATTGTGCATTATCCAAGTACCAAATTACTTGTAATAGTAAATTCGTGAATTATTATGAGAACTGGTTCTAAATCAATGGAGCTGTAATGACATACATGCATCCTTTAAGTAGTTGATGGCATTGTCGTCATTAAAGTTGGTAGATTATATGATGATGTCGGAATGTTTTATCCGGgactaattgtatttaatagtCCGTGAAAACTCCAATAAGAATAAAACGTttcctaaaaaagaaaaaaaagggaaaagctATTGATCTTTTAGAAAAGAAGCTCAACTACAACCCACATTACACTCGATGTACCTTATAATTTGCAATAAAGGAATATAATCCGTTCTTACTAACTATCACTCAGCAAATGtcatatgtaatattattgagCTTAATATTATCTTACCACGCAAACAATGTTATAGACCATCCTTTGATATTAAACCTTAGTGAGTGTGGACATGGGAGTAGCATAAGTTCTCGAAAACTTTTTATCTGTATTATGTCTGGTCGAACTCAATCAATCACACATTAAGTATGATacatttgtcatgtaattggttgctctcttgaatttttacaCCAATCACATACTAGGTGTATCACATTTGCTTTGTGATTGACACACATTTAAGCAGACCGGATTCGGCtaatattttccatttttccttaTCTTGTTGTAGCTTTAATGTTTAAGAAAATCAGGTTTTGAGCCCCTGAGCCATGAACCAAAATTGCGAACTATACTACAGGTTTGTGAGGGTCAATTTTCTCCAGGGCTACATCCATTTCAGTGTCTTCAGTTCTCTTATACTTGTACCACTTTGCACAAACTAAAAAGTAGCCCAAATTCAGCACTTCCAAGCCAGCAACAAGGTAATAAAAGTAGTCTAATCTCCCCTTGTTGAGATCATCAGCCAACCAGCCACTGTCCTCACCAACACTTGTAGCGCTATGCACAACTGAAATCAAGAAACTGCTCAAATAACTAGCAATTGCGAATCCACAGAACACGAACGACCCACCGAAACTCCTCATATTCTCTGGGAACTGCTTGTAGAAGAACTCAATTAGGCCTATAATGGCAAACGCCTCAGACAGTCCAACAAGTGTGAGTTGAGCGATCAACCAGTTGCCCGACATGGACGACACTGCACCCTTGTGGGCAACAACGCCTAATGTTGGCCGAGTGAATACTAACGTTCTCCGTTTCGTTTCCACAACAGCTGCTACCAGCATCGTCAAGATTGCAAGAACCTGTCCTATGCCAATTCTCTGCAGGATAGTGATCccatctttgtttttcattatTCGTCTGAGGTAAGGGAGCACGACCCTGTCGTATAATGGTATCCATACTGAGAGGCTTATCATGGCAAAAACATTGTAGGTGGCAGGAGGAATCTTGAAGCTGCCTTGGCCTAGACGCCTATCCATTTGGATGGCTTGGAAGACTAC encodes:
- the LOC105168760 gene encoding protein NRT1/ PTR FAMILY 2.11; protein product: MEKNEQESLKLEDDEPEKINYRGVKAMPFIIGNETFEKLGAIGTLSNLQVYLTTVFDMSRISATTLLNVFNGTTNIATLVGAYLCDTYFGRYKTLGFASIASLFGLLVITLTAAFKNLHPPHCEQGERCVGPDAGQMAFLLFGFGLMIVGAGGIRPCNLAFGVDQFNPNTESGKRGIDSFFNWYYFTITFAQIVSLTLVVYVQSNVSWSIGLAIPTIFMFVSCLLFFVGTKIYVKVRPEGSPMTSLVQVMVVAVKKRRLELPQQPWLSLFNYLPPKSINSKLPHTEQFCFLDKAAIITPEDQIKPDGTAADPWNLCSMQQVEEAKCVVRLIPISLTSILYHIGVQQQYIVFQALQSDRHLGNTKFQIPAASYVVFAMLGLAFWVPIYDRLFVPFARRITKKEGGITILQRMGVGLFITIIESLVGAIVEERRRALALAGPEPVAVSPMSGMWLVPQLALGGLAEAFNAIGQLEFYYKQFPENMRSFGGAFFFCGNALSSYVYSFLISVVHQTTEGSSKGNWLPEDLNKGRLDYFYYLIAALCALNFCYFLVCAHWYRYKGSEDSSAAVEMEVKKHDPHSA